The Microcoleus sp. FACHB-831 genome has a window encoding:
- a CDS encoding DUF4079 domain-containing protein produces the protein MNLPSFIWLWKIAAWSMGFALLAYLILAISGLAMFSIRRSRQPRPSWLRPLHYGTGAIAVGLVLLLLAIGIVGTLGHYGTLGHSSHLWAGLAVVVLILISAGSATQISPQRPWVRSLHVGVNMTLLVGFIWVSLTGWSVVQKYLP, from the coding sequence TTGAATCTACCTTCTTTTATTTGGCTCTGGAAAATAGCTGCTTGGTCAATGGGCTTTGCGCTTTTGGCTTATCTGATTTTGGCAATAAGCGGCTTGGCAATGTTTTCGATTCGGCGTTCCCGACAGCCGCGCCCTAGCTGGTTGCGCCCTTTACATTATGGTACCGGGGCGATCGCTGTAGGTCTGGTGTTGCTGTTACTGGCTATTGGAATTGTAGGCACGCTTGGTCACTACGGCACGCTTGGTCACTCGTCACACTTGTGGGCTGGGTTAGCCGTTGTGGTACTGATATTAATATCAGCAGGTAGTGCAACTCAAATTAGCCCGCAACGTCCTTGGGTGCGATCGCTCCACGTTGGCGTTAATATGACCCTACTGGTAGGATTCATTTGGGTTTCCCTAACTGGTTGGAGCGTTGTGCAAAAGTATTTACCATAA
- a CDS encoding DUF1830 domain-containing protein, with product MAQILDPLPSDSDGSILCCYVNATSQIQIARIANIINWYFERVVFPGQRLVFESVPEAVLEIHTGMMASAIISDKISCSKLCMDEENQSDTDLIAAPSQEKTHNNQKIHSHNKKTRQIAEPLTTASIN from the coding sequence ATGGCTCAAATTCTAGATCCGCTTCCATCGGATAGCGACGGCTCGATACTATGCTGCTACGTTAATGCTACGAGCCAAATTCAGATTGCTCGAATCGCTAATATTATTAACTGGTATTTCGAGCGCGTTGTCTTCCCCGGACAACGTTTAGTGTTTGAATCAGTTCCCGAAGCGGTTCTGGAAATTCACACGGGGATGATGGCAAGCGCGATTATTTCAGATAAAATATCATGCTCGAAGCTGTGCATGGATGAAGAAAATCAATCTGATACAGATCTGATTGCTGCACCGAGCCAAGAAAAAACCCATAATAATCAGAAGATTCATTCTCATAATAAGAAAACAAGACAAATTGCAGAACCTTTAACAACTGCTTCTATTAACTAA
- a CDS encoding photosystem II high light acclimation radical SAM protein produces the protein MEQRILYVRLPCNPIFPIGVVYLSDHVHKLFPQVEQRIFDLGTVPPLDFAGALDNCVDEFKPTLLVYSWRDIQIYAPVGGRGGNPLQNAFEFYYAQNPFIKLRGALGGLRLAVSYYTELSRNLGLIKRGLKRAQKYNPESRVIVGGGAVSVFYEQLGKSLPKGTIVSVGEGEALLEKLLGGKDLGDERCYVVGETIARDRMIHEAPANIEKTACNYDYIEKIWPEFQYYLQDQDFYIGVQTKRGCPHNCCYCIYTVIEGKQVRINPADEVVAEMQQLYNRGIRNFWFTDAQFIPARKFIDDAVELLQKILDAGMDDIHWAAYIRADNLTPELCELMVKTGMNYFEIGITSGSQELVRKMRMGYNLRTVLQNCRDLKAAGFNDLVSVNYSFNVIDERPETIRQTLAYHRELERIFGADKVEPAIFFIGLQPHTHLEEYAFDNNILKEGYNPMSLMPWTAKKLLWNPEPLGSFFGEICLQAWRKNPNDFGREVMNILEEKLGCAELEQALSAPIEQKEKQLAGVS, from the coding sequence ATGGAACAACGAATTCTCTACGTCCGGCTCCCGTGCAATCCGATCTTCCCGATTGGGGTTGTGTATTTATCAGATCACGTCCATAAGCTATTCCCACAAGTAGAGCAACGCATCTTTGACTTGGGGACGGTACCACCGCTGGATTTTGCAGGTGCGCTCGATAACTGCGTAGATGAATTCAAACCAACGCTGCTAGTCTACTCTTGGCGCGACATTCAGATTTATGCACCAGTGGGAGGTAGAGGCGGCAACCCGCTACAAAACGCCTTTGAGTTCTATTATGCCCAGAATCCCTTCATTAAGTTGCGGGGAGCTTTGGGAGGATTGCGATTGGCAGTTTCGTACTATACAGAATTGTCGCGCAACTTAGGGTTAATCAAACGAGGGCTAAAACGCGCCCAAAAATATAATCCAGAGTCTCGCGTCATCGTCGGTGGTGGTGCGGTAAGCGTATTTTACGAACAGTTGGGAAAAAGCCTACCAAAAGGGACAATAGTCTCGGTTGGAGAAGGCGAGGCATTGCTGGAAAAACTGTTAGGTGGGAAAGATTTGGGGGATGAGCGGTGTTATGTGGTGGGAGAGACAATAGCCCGCGATCGCATGATCCACGAAGCGCCAGCTAACATAGAAAAAACCGCCTGCAACTACGACTACATAGAAAAAATCTGGCCGGAATTTCAATATTACCTGCAAGACCAAGACTTCTATATAGGAGTGCAAACAAAACGCGGTTGTCCCCACAACTGCTGCTACTGCATTTATACAGTCATCGAAGGCAAGCAAGTACGCATCAATCCAGCAGATGAAGTTGTAGCAGAAATGCAGCAACTTTATAACAGAGGTATCCGCAACTTCTGGTTTACCGATGCTCAGTTTATCCCAGCCCGAAAATTTATAGACGACGCCGTTGAGTTATTGCAGAAAATTCTCGACGCCGGGATGGACGATATCCACTGGGCGGCTTATATTCGGGCAGACAACCTGACACCAGAGTTGTGCGAATTGATGGTAAAGACGGGAATGAACTATTTTGAAATAGGCATTACCAGCGGTTCGCAAGAACTTGTCAGGAAAATGCGAATGGGCTACAACCTGCGTACCGTCTTGCAAAACTGCCGCGACTTAAAAGCTGCTGGCTTTAACGATTTGGTTTCAGTCAATTACTCATTTAACGTAATAGACGAACGCCCAGAAACCATTCGCCAAACTCTAGCCTACCATCGGGAACTAGAGCGTATCTTTGGAGCAGATAAAGTCGAACCAGCGATCTTCTTTATTGGATTGCAACCGCATACCCATTTAGAAGAATATGCATTCGACAATAATATCCTCAAAGAGGGATATAACCCCATGAGCTTAATGCCTTGGACAGCCAAGAAATTACTTTGGAATCCAGAACCTCTCGGCTCCTTCTTTGGAGAAATTTGCCTGCAAGCATGGCGAAAAAATCCCAATGATTTTGGTCGAGAAGTTATGAATATTTTAGAGGAAAAGCTAGGTTGTGCTGAATTGGAACAAGCATTATCTGCACCAATTGAGCAAAAAGAAAAACAATTGGCAGGTGTTTCTTAA